A window of Flavobacterium flavigenum contains these coding sequences:
- a CDS encoding PKD domain-containing protein, producing MKKIHFIISFFVLTVLMGCASDNSDIDLDGIAAPENISALTTVTQDNSGKVTFLPKGEGATQYKVDFGDGSAVSEYISPGATVTHAYAEGVYTAKIIAMGLNGKTTEAAQQVVVSFKAPENLVVVVTNDLSVSKKLTVTASANYALFYDVYFGEAGKPDPISANNGESVSYTYQNAGVYTIRVVSKSAAVKTTEYTTEVTAKLVLNPTTSAPAPPNRQAGDVISIYSSKYTNVAGTVFYPNWGQSTTLTEFDLAGDKMLNYNNLNYQGIALADGVTIDVTGMEFFHMDVWTADLDKIETFLISKTNGEKPVAKNLTANAWTSIDIPISAFTSQNLTVADIFQLKLVGTPAGKNVYIDNIYFYKTAAQSVQLPLDFESASLTYAWGGFGDSGFGPIPVSVVTNPDKTGANVSNKVVKIEKTSGAQVWAGASLNLENTIDFTKGTTVKVTVWSPKVGADILYKMEVSTSPKDGNGNPTIFFEAHATTTTANAWQVLTFDLTTAPNFSTANKYDRVILFPDFGQMGTGSTYYFDDIKQSN from the coding sequence ATGAAAAAGATACATTTTATTATAAGTTTTTTCGTTTTGACAGTCCTGATGGGGTGTGCAAGCGATAACAGCGATATTGATTTGGATGGTATAGCAGCGCCGGAAAATATATCAGCTTTGACCACGGTAACGCAGGATAATTCAGGAAAAGTTACTTTTTTACCTAAAGGAGAAGGAGCAACACAATACAAAGTTGATTTTGGTGATGGAAGTGCTGTTTCAGAATATATTTCGCCGGGAGCTACCGTGACACATGCATATGCGGAAGGCGTTTATACAGCTAAAATTATAGCGATGGGATTAAATGGAAAAACTACTGAAGCAGCTCAGCAAGTAGTAGTTTCCTTTAAAGCTCCGGAAAATTTAGTAGTAGTTGTAACCAATGATCTATCAGTGTCTAAAAAGCTAACAGTTACAGCCTCTGCTAATTATGCTTTGTTTTATGACGTTTATTTTGGAGAAGCAGGAAAACCAGATCCAATTTCGGCAAATAACGGTGAATCGGTTTCATATACGTACCAAAATGCAGGAGTGTATACCATTCGTGTGGTTTCAAAAAGTGCTGCCGTTAAAACTACAGAATATACAACTGAGGTTACTGCCAAACTGGTTCTTAATCCAACAACATCAGCTCCGGCTCCGCCAAACAGACAAGCTGGAGATGTGATTTCTATTTACAGTTCTAAATATACTAATGTAGCAGGAACTGTTTTCTATCCGAATTGGGGGCAATCTACTACTTTGACAGAATTTGATTTAGCAGGAGATAAAATGCTGAATTATAATAACCTGAATTATCAGGGGATTGCATTGGCAGATGGTGTAACTATTGATGTAACCGGAATGGAATTTTTTCATATGGATGTATGGACAGCAGATTTAGATAAAATCGAAACATTCTTAATTAGTAAAACGAATGGAGAAAAGCCAGTAGCAAAAAACTTGACAGCGAATGCATGGACAAGTATTGATATTCCTATTTCGGCATTTACAAGTCAGAATTTAACTGTTGCAGATATTTTTCAATTGAAACTGGTTGGAACCCCGGCAGGAAAAAATGTTTATATAGATAATATTTATTTCTACAAAACAGCTGCTCAGTCCGTACAATTGCCTCTTGATTTCGAATCAGCTAGCTTAACTTATGCCTGGGGAGGTTTTGGAGACTCAGGTTTTGGACCAATTCCCGTTTCAGTTGTTACAAATCCTGATAAAACCGGCGCTAATGTATCTAATAAGGTAGTTAAAATTGAGAAAACATCCGGAGCTCAGGTTTGGGCGGGTGCAAGTCTTAATTTAGAAAATACAATCGATTTCACTAAAGGTACTACTGTAAAAGTAACTGTGTGGTCTCCTAAAGTTGGTGCTGATATTTTATACAAAATGGAAGTTTCTACCTCTCCAAAAGACGGAAATGGAAATCCAACGATATTTTTCGAAGCGCATGCAACCACCACAACAGCAAATGCATGGCAGGTATTAACTTTTGACCTCACTACAGCGCCAAATTTTAGTACAGCAAATAAATACGACCGAGTAATTTTGTTTCCGGACTTTGGGCAAATGGGGACAGGTTCGACCTATTACTTCGATGATATAAAACAATCCAATTAA
- a CDS encoding glycoside hydrolase family 16 protein, protein MSKKIIIKIVFLFAILLMTGCQKDDYAFGDINAPANIQITAEIVGKTAAEPYGDGSGIVKLVATGDDVISYKYVFSDGTSENSPSGHFDKRFTKTGVNKYIVTAVAYGKGGVATNTTIEVEVLSNFSDPEAVDFLTGGSSKKWYWSASESGHLGVGQNDGDATKNYYANYYQAGSFEKAASPASSCLYENVLTFFLDGEQLKYELNNGGSTFFNAAFASVAGGSSPDDACLAYNAGGMKNVSLSPSESVVTKNPNHATQTRGTMLNFSDGGFMGYYIGQSSYEILSITANRMVVRAVMGGNPALAWYHIFTTTKPTQVPDTDVDYSNLVWSDEFNTDGAPDPAKWGYNLGTGDNGWGNNEKQNYTNAAANVIVQGGNLKITAKKESSGGAAYSSARLVSENKFEFKYGKIEVRAKLPIGAGTWPAIWMLGQNYATSPWPACGEIDIMEHVGNNQNVIHGTLHYPGRSGGNADTGSKTIANVSTEFHVYKAVWSPTAIKIYADDTLIHSVANTASLPFNSDFFLILNVAMGGNLGGNIDPAFTQSSMEIDYVRVYQ, encoded by the coding sequence ATGAGCAAAAAAATAATTATAAAAATAGTATTCTTATTTGCTATTCTCCTGATGACGGGTTGTCAGAAAGATGATTACGCATTTGGAGATATAAATGCGCCGGCAAATATTCAGATAACTGCTGAAATTGTTGGAAAAACAGCCGCAGAACCCTATGGAGACGGATCAGGAATTGTTAAACTTGTGGCAACTGGAGATGATGTTATTTCATATAAATATGTATTTAGTGACGGAACTTCAGAAAATTCCCCTAGTGGTCATTTTGATAAACGATTTACTAAAACAGGAGTAAATAAATATATCGTTACAGCTGTTGCTTACGGAAAAGGAGGTGTAGCGACCAATACTACAATTGAAGTTGAGGTTTTAAGCAATTTTAGTGATCCGGAAGCAGTTGATTTTCTGACTGGAGGATCGTCTAAAAAATGGTACTGGTCAGCTTCTGAATCAGGGCATTTAGGAGTGGGACAAAATGATGGTGATGCAACCAAAAATTATTATGCCAACTATTATCAGGCAGGTTCATTTGAAAAAGCAGCCTCACCAGCTAGCAGTTGCCTGTATGAAAATGTACTGACTTTTTTTTTAGATGGAGAACAATTAAAATACGAACTGAATAATGGAGGTTCTACCTTTTTTAATGCTGCTTTTGCAAGTGTAGCAGGAGGAAGTTCACCCGATGATGCCTGTCTGGCATACAATGCAGGAGGGATGAAAAATGTATCCCTGAGCCCATCAGAATCTGTTGTGACTAAAAATCCTAATCATGCTACTCAGACAAGAGGAACTATGCTAAACTTCTCAGATGGTGGATTTATGGGGTATTATATCGGTCAGAGTTCTTATGAGATTTTATCTATTACAGCTAACAGAATGGTTGTAAGAGCGGTTATGGGAGGTAATCCTGCCTTGGCATGGTATCATATTTTTACGACAACAAAGCCAACTCAGGTTCCGGATACAGATGTAGATTATAGCAATTTAGTATGGTCTGATGAATTTAATACTGATGGTGCTCCTGATCCGGCGAAATGGGGTTATAATTTAGGAACCGGAGATAATGGCTGGGGAAATAATGAAAAACAGAATTACACTAATGCTGCTGCGAATGTAATCGTTCAGGGTGGAAATCTTAAGATTACTGCGAAGAAAGAATCTTCAGGAGGAGCGGCTTATTCATCAGCAAGATTAGTTTCTGAAAATAAATTTGAATTTAAGTATGGAAAAATAGAAGTAAGGGCCAAACTTCCAATAGGTGCCGGAACCTGGCCTGCCATCTGGATGTTAGGACAAAATTATGCAACAAGTCCGTGGCCTGCCTGTGGTGAAATTGATATTATGGAACATGTAGGAAACAATCAAAATGTAATTCATGGTACACTCCATTATCCAGGCCGCTCTGGAGGAAACGCTGATACAGGCAGTAAAACAATCGCAAATGTTTCAACTGAATTTCATGTTTATAAAGCGGTTTGGAGCCCGACAGCCATAAAAATATATGCTGATGATACACTCATACATTCTGTTGCGAATACTGCTTCGCTGCCGTTTAACAGCGACTTCTTTTTAATATTAAATGTAGCAATGGGAGGAAATCTTGGAGGGAATATCGATCCTGCTTTTACACAGTCTTCTATGGAGATTGATTATGTAAGGGTATATCAATAA
- a CDS encoding glycoside hydrolase family 16 protein produces MKKVMLLFIISSFCMAQGLKRKLIWEENFNNKVNESVWNFEVGDGCPNLCGWGNNERQIYTRTNHEIKNGNLVIEARKEGEKYTSTKITTKGKKEFLYGRIEARAKLPVGHGLWPAFWMLGANIDEVKWPKTGEIDILEYIGRDPHMVYTTLHTQDSHGNTINTKRTEFPNIEEGYHIYAIEWNKDKIDFFVDEILVYTFNPEVKNEDTWPFNKPFYIIINLAIGGNFGGPAVDDAVLPQKFYIDYVRVYK; encoded by the coding sequence ATGAAAAAAGTAATGTTGCTTTTTATAATTAGTAGCTTTTGCATGGCGCAGGGACTAAAAAGAAAACTGATTTGGGAAGAAAATTTTAATAATAAAGTAAACGAATCTGTCTGGAATTTTGAAGTCGGTGACGGATGTCCAAATCTTTGTGGATGGGGAAATAATGAAAGACAAATTTATACCAGAACCAATCATGAAATAAAAAATGGTAATCTCGTTATTGAAGCACGAAAAGAAGGAGAAAAATACACATCTACAAAAATCACAACTAAGGGAAAAAAAGAATTTTTGTATGGCCGGATCGAAGCAAGGGCCAAGCTGCCTGTTGGTCATGGCTTATGGCCTGCATTTTGGATGTTAGGTGCAAATATTGATGAGGTAAAATGGCCTAAAACGGGAGAAATTGATATTTTAGAATATATAGGAAGAGACCCGCATATGGTTTACACCACCCTGCATACTCAGGACAGTCATGGAAATACAATTAATACAAAAAGAACTGAGTTTCCTAATATAGAAGAAGGATATCATATTTATGCAATTGAGTGGAATAAAGATAAAATTGATTTTTTCGTTGACGAAATTTTGGTTTATACTTTTAATCCTGAAGTTAAAAATGAAGATACCTGGCCTTTTAATAAGCCATTTTATATCATTATTAATTTAGCTATTGGAGGTAATTTTGGAGGCCCGGCTGTTGATGATGCAGTTTTGCCTCAAAAATTTTATATTGATTATGTCCGTGTGTATAAATAA
- a CDS encoding RNA polymerase sigma factor, producing MADLHIPDALLVKNYVEGNENALATLIKRHESKIYGFIYSKIADRDISNDIFQDTFIKVIKTLKSNSYNEEGKFLPWVMRISHNLIVDHFRKTKKMPMYRETEEFSIFSIMSDDSLTIEGKMILDQVEVDLKKLIQELPDDQKEVLIMRMYQDMSFKEISELTGVSINTALGRMRYALMNLRKIIDKHQIILTN from the coding sequence ATGGCTGATCTGCATATTCCTGACGCTCTATTGGTTAAAAATTATGTTGAAGGCAATGAAAATGCTTTAGCAACATTAATAAAAAGGCATGAGTCTAAAATCTATGGATTCATATATTCAAAGATTGCTGATAGAGATATTTCAAATGATATTTTTCAGGATACTTTTATTAAAGTTATTAAAACTTTAAAATCCAACTCATACAACGAAGAAGGTAAATTCCTGCCTTGGGTGATGCGAATTTCTCATAATTTAATTGTGGATCACTTTCGAAAAACCAAAAAAATGCCAATGTACAGAGAAACAGAAGAGTTTTCGATTTTTTCGATTATGTCTGATGATTCTTTAACTATTGAAGGTAAAATGATTTTAGACCAGGTCGAAGTTGACCTTAAAAAACTAATTCAGGAGCTTCCCGATGATCAAAAAGAAGTATTAATAATGCGCATGTATCAGGATATGAGTTTCAAGGAAATCTCCGAATTAACCGGTGTAAGTATCAACACAGCATTAGGCAGAATGCGTTATGCATTAATGAATTTAAGAAAAATAATTGATAAACATCAAATTATTTTAACCAATTAA
- a CDS encoding tetratricopeptide repeat protein, producing the protein MKLKFIMLSILLIHVGVYSQKSQIKDAQSLFEKGKSDEAIVILKKTEYLILNAPDEEKSDFYFLKGNVLKDLALKNIDAANNFSAASQSYQDVILYENEAGKYKLSVKANLALKDMKSKLVNGAISDFKAGNFKESAEKSYKVYLFDKKDTMNLYNAAAAYLNAKEYVLAIQYYEQLKKINFSGNGILYYATNKKTKEEEAFISPKARESYIQEGLYEKPRNEAIPSRKFEVNRNLAYAYLERKELVKAEATYNYLLELNPNYIDAYINLAYLKLESKKEIVEKIDALGNSKKEMLEYDKLSAKKDDITKSAIPYLTKALTIEPKNPEVTKMLLGIYRSLDMTKEYNSLKTISN; encoded by the coding sequence ATGAAATTAAAATTTATAATGTTATCAATACTATTGATACATGTTGGAGTATATTCTCAAAAGTCTCAAATAAAAGATGCTCAATCTTTGTTTGAAAAAGGAAAATCTGATGAGGCAATTGTAATTTTAAAGAAGACAGAATATCTAATTCTAAATGCCCCGGATGAAGAAAAGTCAGATTTTTATTTCTTAAAAGGAAATGTGTTAAAGGACCTGGCACTCAAAAATATTGATGCTGCCAATAATTTTTCTGCTGCATCACAATCTTATCAGGATGTAATTTTATATGAAAACGAAGCTGGTAAATACAAACTTTCCGTAAAAGCAAACCTGGCTTTAAAAGATATGAAGTCAAAACTTGTTAATGGTGCAATCAGTGATTTCAAGGCAGGTAATTTTAAAGAGAGTGCTGAAAAAAGCTATAAAGTATATTTATTCGATAAAAAGGATACAATGAATTTGTACAATGCAGCTGCTGCTTACTTAAATGCAAAGGAATATGTTTTGGCAATCCAATATTATGAGCAGTTAAAAAAAATCAACTTTTCAGGAAATGGAATTCTTTATTACGCGACCAATAAGAAAACAAAAGAAGAAGAAGCTTTTATTTCTCCAAAAGCAAGAGAATCGTATATTCAGGAAGGACTTTATGAAAAACCGAGAAATGAAGCTATTCCTTCCAGGAAGTTCGAGGTAAATAGAAACTTAGCATATGCTTATTTAGAGAGAAAGGAATTAGTAAAAGCAGAGGCGACCTACAATTATCTTTTAGAATTAAATCCTAATTATATTGATGCATACATCAATCTGGCTTATTTAAAACTAGAATCAAAAAAAGAAATAGTAGAAAAGATAGATGCTTTGGGGAATTCTAAAAAAGAAATGCTGGAGTATGATAAATTGTCAGCAAAAAAAGATGATATAACAAAAAGTGCTATTCCTTATCTTACAAAAGCACTTACTATCGAGCCAAAAAATCCAGAAGTTACAAAGATGCTTTTAGGAATTTACAGATCTTTAGATATGACAAAAGAGTATAATTCTCTAAAGACAATTAGTAATTAA
- a CDS encoding tetratricopeptide repeat protein gives MKNNIKILSFLLLVNVGVFAQKDQIKEAQSFYDKGKIEESLTILKKIEYLIVNAPDVTKSDFFYLKGNSHKDLANKDIDPKNNFTLASGAYQDVLLYENDSRHYKYAFKADLALKDIKSKLVKGAISDFKEGKYKESADKSYEVYLFDKKDTLNLYNAAAASLTGKDYISSIKYYEELKKRNYTGTGTIFYATHKKTKLEDAFVSLGARDLAVSEGVYEKPRNFSPPSKREEVLTNLAFSYLERNDFANAEKNYQDALQVNPNCINCCINLVFVKMELKKALLDQMNALGNTPKEVKQYDELNTKKDEIVKSAIPILKKALIIEPGNEEAKKSLLGIYRALEMTNEYNALKNSK, from the coding sequence ATGAAAAATAATATTAAAATACTATCCTTTCTGTTATTGGTTAATGTTGGGGTATTTGCCCAAAAAGATCAAATAAAAGAAGCTCAGTCTTTTTATGATAAAGGAAAAATCGAAGAGTCATTAACAATTTTAAAAAAAATTGAATATCTTATCGTCAATGCCCCTGACGTAACCAAATCTGATTTTTTTTACTTAAAAGGAAATAGTCATAAAGATTTAGCGAATAAGGACATAGATCCGAAAAATAATTTCACATTGGCTTCTGGTGCATATCAGGATGTACTTTTGTATGAAAATGATTCACGCCATTACAAATATGCTTTTAAGGCAGATTTAGCTTTAAAAGATATTAAATCAAAACTCGTTAAGGGGGCAATTAGCGATTTCAAAGAAGGGAAATACAAAGAAAGTGCTGATAAGAGTTATGAAGTTTACTTATTTGATAAAAAAGATACGTTAAACTTATACAATGCAGCAGCAGCTTCCCTAACAGGTAAAGATTATATTTCATCTATCAAATATTACGAGGAACTTAAAAAAAGGAACTATACAGGAACAGGAACTATTTTTTATGCAACTCATAAAAAGACAAAATTAGAAGATGCTTTCGTTTCTTTAGGTGCGCGTGATTTGGCCGTTAGTGAAGGTGTATACGAGAAACCCAGAAATTTTTCGCCTCCTTCAAAAAGAGAAGAAGTTTTAACTAATCTGGCTTTTTCATATTTAGAGCGAAATGATTTTGCTAATGCAGAAAAAAATTATCAGGATGCTTTACAGGTAAATCCTAATTGTATTAATTGTTGCATTAATCTTGTTTTTGTCAAAATGGAATTAAAAAAGGCATTGTTAGATCAAATGAATGCACTAGGAAATACTCCAAAAGAAGTAAAACAATATGATGAATTAAATACTAAAAAAGATGAGATTGTAAAAAGTGCAATACCAATTCTTAAAAAGGCTTTAATTATCGAACCAGGCAATGAAGAAGCAAAAAAATCACTTTTAGGTATATACAGAGCTCTGGAAATGACTAATGAATATAATGCTTTGAAAAACAGTAAATAA
- a CDS encoding endonuclease III domain-containing protein: MNKEARVQFVINTLKELYPTIPVPLDHKDPYTLLIAVLLSAQCTDVRVNQITPLLFAKADNPYDMVKMSIEEIKEIIRPCGLSPMKSKGIHGLSEILIEKHNGEVPQSFEALEALPAVGHKTASVVMSQAFGVPAFPVDTHIHRLMYRWNLSNGKNVVQTEKDAKRLFPRDLWNDLHLQIIWYGREYSPARGWSLEKDIITRTIGKKSIIEEAAKKKI; encoded by the coding sequence ATGAATAAAGAAGCCCGAGTACAATTTGTTATAAATACGTTAAAAGAACTCTACCCTACTATACCTGTCCCGCTTGACCACAAAGATCCTTATACCTTATTGATTGCTGTATTGCTTTCTGCACAATGTACAGATGTGCGTGTGAATCAGATTACACCTTTATTATTTGCTAAGGCTGATAACCCATATGATATGGTAAAAATGTCTATAGAAGAAATTAAGGAAATTATTCGTCCGTGCGGGTTGTCACCAATGAAATCAAAAGGGATTCACGGGTTATCTGAGATTTTAATTGAAAAACATAACGGAGAAGTTCCTCAGAGTTTTGAGGCTCTTGAAGCTTTGCCGGCTGTTGGCCATAAAACAGCAAGTGTGGTGATGTCCCAGGCATTTGGGGTTCCGGCATTTCCAGTTGATACGCATATACACAGATTGATGTACCGATGGAATCTTTCGAACGGAAAAAATGTAGTCCAGACCGAAAAGGATGCTAAAAGATTATTTCCAAGAGATTTATGGAATGATTTACACTTGCAGATTATCTGGTACGGACGTGAATATTCTCCTGCAAGGGGCTGGAGTCTGGAAAAAGATATTATTACGAGAACTATTGGAAAAAAATCAATAATAGAAGAAGCTGCCAAAAAGAAAATTTAG
- the bcp gene encoding thioredoxin-dependent thiol peroxidase has translation MTTLQKGDKAPNFSGTDQDGKTHTLADYKGKKLVVFFYPKASTPGCTAEACDLRDNFERFKANNYELLGVSADSQKAQLKFKDKYEFPFPLLADEDKSVINAFGVWGPKKFMGKEYDGIHRTTFVIDENGIIDEVISQVKTKEHAAQILK, from the coding sequence ATGACGACATTACAAAAAGGGGATAAAGCACCCAATTTTTCAGGAACAGATCAGGACGGAAAAACACATACACTGGCAGATTATAAAGGGAAAAAGCTGGTAGTTTTCTTTTATCCCAAAGCGAGCACACCGGGCTGTACCGCTGAAGCCTGTGATTTAAGGGATAATTTTGAGCGTTTTAAAGCTAATAATTATGAACTTTTGGGTGTAAGTGCGGATAGTCAGAAAGCGCAATTGAAATTCAAAGACAAATACGAATTTCCTTTTCCGCTTTTGGCAGATGAAGACAAATCAGTAATCAATGCTTTTGGAGTCTGGGGACCAAAGAAATTCATGGGAAAAGAATATGACGGAATCCACAGGACCACTTTCGTAATTGACGAAAACGGAATAATCGATGAGGTTATTTCACAGGTCAAAACAAAAGAACATGCAGCTCAAATTTTGAAATAA
- a CDS encoding DNA gyrase/topoisomerase IV subunit A, producing the protein MKDEEDDNIIPSDDENNQDENQIDDNQNGDEDEIIDVDAKHFEGQHFYENQEEEGEDVITKVTGMYKDWFLDYASYVILERAVPAIEDGFKPVQRRIMHSLKELDDGRYNKVANVVGHTMQYHPHGDASIGDAMVQIGQKDLLIDCQGNWGNILTGDGAAASRYIEARLSKFALEVLYSPKITEWGLSYDGRKAEPINLPVKFPLLLAQGAEGIAVGLSTKVLPHNFNELIDASIKILKGKPFTLYPDFMTAGVADVSNYNDGMRGGRVRVRAKISQLDKNTLVITQIPFSTNTSSLIDSILKANEKGKIKIKKIEDNTAADVEILIHLFPGVSPDKTIDALFAFTACETSVAPLGCVIEDNKPLFIGVSQMLKISTERTVELLKQELEIQLEELKNKWHFSTLEKIFIREEMYIDFKLYGDRESLYKYLYDRFEPFKKSFVREINDDDLQRLTQIPMIRITRFDSDKADELISRLEEEMKEVEYNLEHLTDFAIAYFTKLKEKYGKGRERQTELRVFDNVEATKVVLRNTKLYVNREEGFVGTSLKKDEYVGDCSDIDDVIVFLRDGTMMITKVDSKTFVGKDIIHVAVFDKSDKRTIYNMIYRDGKSGPSYIKRFNVSGVTRDKAYDLTNGTKGSQVVYFSHNPNGEAEVVTILLRQIGTIKKLKFDIDFAALAIKGRASKGNLVTKYPIKKIELKEKGISTLLPRKVWFDDTVKRLNVDGRGELLGEFKPTDKILVISQSGKLKVIIPELSTHFEEDMIVLEKWKPKKPISAIYYDGEKERYFLKRFLVENEGKEESFITDHPNSQLEIVSTDYRPVAQLVFAKVKGVQKEDLHIDVADFIAVKGFKALGNQLTTEKLRQVNLLEPLPYEEPVEEVPERPEISEDDPVETELDDDGQIGLVLE; encoded by the coding sequence ATGAAAGACGAAGAAGACGATAACATAATTCCAAGCGACGACGAGAATAATCAGGATGAAAACCAAATTGATGACAATCAAAATGGTGATGAAGATGAGATTATAGACGTAGATGCTAAACATTTTGAAGGACAGCATTTTTACGAAAATCAGGAAGAAGAAGGCGAAGATGTGATTACCAAAGTAACCGGAATGTACAAAGACTGGTTTTTGGACTACGCTTCGTACGTAATTCTGGAACGTGCTGTACCTGCAATTGAGGACGGTTTTAAACCTGTTCAGCGTCGTATTATGCACTCTTTGAAAGAGCTGGATGATGGTCGTTATAATAAAGTTGCCAATGTAGTTGGGCACACCATGCAGTATCACCCTCACGGAGATGCGAGTATTGGTGATGCTATGGTACAGATCGGTCAAAAAGATTTATTGATTGACTGCCAGGGAAACTGGGGAAACATACTTACAGGTGACGGAGCAGCAGCTTCTCGTTATATAGAAGCACGTTTATCTAAATTTGCTTTGGAGGTTTTATACTCTCCAAAAATTACTGAATGGGGATTATCGTATGACGGTAGAAAAGCTGAACCGATTAATCTTCCTGTAAAATTTCCGTTGCTTTTAGCACAGGGAGCTGAAGGTATTGCAGTTGGTTTATCAACAAAAGTTTTACCGCATAACTTCAATGAATTAATTGACGCTTCGATTAAAATCTTAAAAGGAAAACCATTCACGCTGTATCCTGATTTTATGACGGCCGGTGTTGCCGACGTTTCGAATTACAACGACGGTATGCGTGGCGGACGTGTGCGTGTGCGTGCGAAGATTTCACAGTTAGACAAAAATACATTAGTAATTACACAGATTCCGTTTTCTACCAATACTTCGAGTCTGATTGACAGTATTTTGAAAGCGAACGAAAAAGGTAAAATTAAAATTAAGAAAATTGAAGACAACACTGCGGCAGATGTTGAAATTTTAATTCATCTTTTCCCAGGGGTTTCACCGGATAAAACTATTGATGCTTTATTTGCATTTACAGCCTGCGAAACCTCTGTAGCACCTTTAGGTTGTGTTATTGAAGATAATAAACCCTTGTTTATCGGTGTTTCTCAAATGTTGAAAATTTCTACGGAAAGAACAGTTGAATTACTTAAGCAAGAGCTTGAAATCCAATTAGAAGAATTAAAAAACAAATGGCATTTTTCTACTCTGGAGAAAATCTTCATTCGCGAAGAAATGTACATTGATTTCAAATTATACGGTGACAGGGAATCCCTTTACAAATATTTGTATGACCGTTTCGAGCCTTTCAAAAAATCATTTGTAAGAGAAATCAATGATGATGATTTGCAAAGACTGACTCAGATTCCGATGATTCGTATTACCCGTTTTGACTCTGATAAAGCCGATGAATTGATTTCGAGGTTAGAAGAAGAAATGAAAGAGGTCGAATACAATCTGGAACATCTTACTGATTTTGCCATTGCTTATTTCACTAAGTTGAAAGAGAAATATGGAAAAGGGCGCGAACGCCAGACTGAACTTCGTGTTTTTGATAACGTTGAAGCTACAAAAGTTGTTTTACGAAACACAAAATTATACGTAAACCGCGAAGAAGGTTTCGTAGGAACCAGCTTAAAGAAAGACGAATACGTTGGAGACTGTTCTGATATTGATGATGTCATTGTGTTTTTGCGTGATGGTACAATGATGATTACAAAAGTTGACAGCAAAACGTTTGTTGGTAAAGACATTATACATGTTGCAGTATTTGATAAAAGCGATAAACGTACCATTTACAACATGATTTATCGTGATGGAAAATCGGGTCCGTCTTATATCAAACGTTTCAATGTTTCGGGAGTTACCAGAGACAAAGCTTATGATTTAACAAATGGTACCAAAGGTTCTCAGGTTGTTTATTTCTCACATAATCCCAACGGTGAAGCGGAAGTTGTTACCATCTTATTAAGACAAATTGGAACGATTAAAAAACTGAAATTCGATATTGATTTTGCTGCCCTTGCCATTAAAGGACGTGCATCAAAAGGAAATCTGGTTACTAAATACCCGATTAAAAAAATCGAACTAAAAGAAAAAGGAATTTCTACTTTATTGCCTAGAAAAGTCTGGTTTGATGATACGGTAAAACGTTTAAATGTTGACGGACGTGGAGAATTACTGGGCGAATTCAAGCCAACTGACAAGATTTTGGTTATCAGTCAATCCGGTAAACTAAAAGTAATTATTCCGGAGTTATCAACTCACTTTGAAGAAGATATGATTGTTTTGGAAAAATGGAAACCTAAGAAACCAATTTCTGCAATTTATTACGATGGTGAAAAAGAGCGCTATTTCTTAAAGCGTTTCCTTGTAGAAAATGAGGGCAAAGAAGAAAGCTTTATTACCGATCATCCGAATTCTCAGTTGGAAATTGTATCAACAGATTATCGTCCGGTGGCACAATTGGTTTTTGCAAAAGTAAAAGGTGTTCAGAAAGAAGATCTTCATATAGATGTAGCAGACTTTATAGCCGTAAAAGGTTTTAAAGCTTTAGGAAATCAGTTAACAACAGAAAAGTTAAGACAAGTCAATTTATTAGAACCGCTTCCTTACGAAGAACCTGTTGAAGAAGTTCCGGAAAGACCTGAAATTTCAGAAGACGATCCTGTAGAAACTGAATTAGATGACGATGGTCAGATTGGTTTAGTTTTAGAATAA